The sequence TGTGCATCCTCCTTTAAGCTTGTCTTACTTTACACATATGCAAATAAGCGAAAAAATAGACGCATAAAAGAAGGAAATAGTTGTGAATGAGCGAATATATGCAAAGGAAAGGGGTGGGAAGATGAAGACATATACGCTTACTGTTTTTGAAAAAACGGGAGAAAAACTGCTTGATGAAACATTTACTGCCGCAAATGATGAAGAAGCAAAACGAATCGGCGAACAAAAATTAAAAGAAAAACAATTTGAACATAAAACGCATCGTTGTACAACATCGAGCGGCAAATTGATTTTATTTCATCGATAAAGCCCCGATCATCTCGGGGCTAAAATAATTGTGCCATCATTTTTAATTTTTCGTTTGTGTAATGTTCGTAATTTTCATTATACGCTTTCGGCTCTTTCGGATTGGCAAAATGCGTAATCGCTTTTGTTTTTGGATGCACGAATTTGCTTGACGCTCCACATCCCAGCCCGATGATCGACTGTTGCTCTTCCATAATCATAATGTTATAAATGCTTTCTTGACCCGGTAAAGCGTAACCGACGTTTTCTAAATTGCCGAGAATATTTTTTTGGCGATATAAATAATACGGCACATACCCTTTTTCTTTCGTCCATCGTTCCGCACGTTTCATCATTTCATTAATTTCATCACGATCCGCTACTTTATACTTTTCCTTATTTTTCGTCATTTCCGACGCACGCTTAAACGACAACGTATGCACCGTCAACGACTCCGGCATGAGCTTTTCCGTTTGCTCAAGCGTATAACAAAACTGTTCAACACCTTCTCCTGGCAAGCCGATAATTAAATCCATATTAATATTGTTCATCCCTGCCTCGCGGGCAAGATGAAATTTCTCAATCGTCTCTTCCACCGTATGATGACGCCCAATTGCTCGCAACGTTTCTTGAATATATGATTGCGGATTAATGCTAATGCGGTCGATGTTCCATTTTTTTAACACCGCAAGCTTCTCCGGTGTAATTGTATCTGGTCTTCCAGCTTCAACTGTAATTTCACGTACGCGTTCAACGTTTGG comes from Anoxybacillus flavithermus and encodes:
- a CDS encoding YhzD family protein; amino-acid sequence: MKTYTLTVFEKTGEKLLDETFTAANDEEAKRIGEQKLKEKQFEHKTHRCTTSSGKLILFHR